The Lacipirellula parvula genome window below encodes:
- a CDS encoding G8 domain-containing protein, giving the protein MMGRGSFNGKKQFGFSRKSTIEQLESRVVMSAASILPTDEYDGSETVATAPALLAVVVPPWLPTLTYEQFGLLTPETMPYLSTAQVASIPDVASFVAISAAARAAMTQTQVQALNISKVGIGLLTNTQVSWLTQPQVQQLKFYEFERLTPGQVPWLTPAQIATIPDPGSLERWSAVNVAALTVPQVQALNVRNVWINRLSPNQVGWLTVPQIQSLNDPDFRFLLTNQVQFLSLLQAAAIKEGSANYFSMWPAANRAALTRMQVQVLNVDKITVALLTETQVSWLAPSQVQQLKFYDFPRLTPAQVPWLTPAQIATIPDPGALERWSDADVAALTQPQVQALNVRNVWIHRLTYAQVGWLTPAQILTLNDRDFRFLQPVQVPYLSTTQIALISEGSFNYFSMWPAATRAALNKTQVQWLNVGKMGVALLTPAQVTYLTTGQVQLLKFYEFERLSPAQVPLLTAAQIASIPDAGSLERWSAANIAALTPTQVRALNVQNTWIARLTTQQLAWLSDAQVQSLTYNSFVYLLPEQIPLLTVAQIQSIPSGSFLWSLSNESQAALTREQLLGMPTVYWAEYTLSGGALTPPDVDEWLDRGNHSGMETEAQRALALVPLSTVTHSTIASGLWSDPKIWRNGVVPTAGAKVQIAAGTTVQFDATMTQAIKTLRIDGKLTFVTNRNTQLKADTIVVSGTGVLHVGTTAAPIGANFTARILIADNGPIDRVWDPYALSRGLISMGEVKMVGAAKTEYTTFAIEPSAGDTKLYLSAPPTNWRVGDQLKITGTNATYVNFFTDEVTILAINGSVVTVAPLWVDHRTPAGAGMSVYVANVTRNVALVAEDPSVIAERPHLMFASNPNVELHNIGVYEFGRTDKSVPINDPVVINGVLQPGTGTNPRARYALHFHHTGVASGVAPAVVTGSVVVGSPGWGFVNHQSNVVMEDNVAFGVYGASFVTEDGNERGAMRRNLSINAAGALGGTFARKEIHDFGFGGHGFWFQGPNVEVVDNISAGSRGAAFVYFTASSKALIEAEHLIDPNLAGGSAAIPVGAAPIRLFSGNTAFAARVGLEIWHLQAQMTDGVSLIDDFTAWNIIDAGIDIHYSGQITVSNSKLLGFLPNASGVGVQTNSMVHDLTLINNYISGFEIGVDAPVRRSTVIYGGYIAAVQGVFVEKGHDSDRSVAIVNVNFGALSASQLQGRTATAVYMSGKYDFNDFLLRRVTSLYDDDSVRLVTGGIAYDLYYEEQLPNFVPFPSSVAAGMIPNELLNKTNSQLYDQYGISFGGMVAGHTFRLPGVNGLARYAE; this is encoded by the coding sequence ATGATGGGCAGAGGTAGTTTTAACGGGAAGAAGCAGTTCGGATTTTCGCGCAAGTCGACGATCGAACAGCTTGAGAGCCGCGTGGTGATGAGCGCGGCGTCGATCCTTCCCACCGACGAATACGACGGCAGCGAGACGGTCGCCACCGCTCCGGCGCTGCTGGCCGTGGTCGTCCCGCCGTGGCTGCCGACGCTGACCTACGAGCAATTCGGCCTGCTCACGCCAGAGACGATGCCGTACTTGTCGACCGCACAAGTCGCCTCGATTCCCGACGTCGCGTCGTTTGTGGCGATCTCTGCCGCCGCCCGTGCGGCGATGACGCAGACGCAGGTTCAGGCGCTCAACATCAGCAAGGTCGGCATCGGGCTGCTGACGAACACGCAAGTCAGTTGGCTGACGCAGCCGCAGGTCCAGCAACTGAAATTCTACGAATTCGAACGGCTGACCCCGGGCCAAGTCCCCTGGTTGACTCCTGCGCAAATCGCCACGATTCCGGACCCCGGTTCGTTGGAGCGGTGGAGCGCCGTGAACGTCGCCGCGTTGACGGTGCCGCAGGTCCAGGCGTTGAACGTGCGAAACGTGTGGATCAATCGCCTATCGCCGAATCAGGTCGGCTGGTTGACGGTCCCGCAGATTCAGTCGCTCAACGACCCGGACTTCCGCTTCTTGCTGACGAATCAGGTTCAGTTTCTGAGCTTGTTGCAAGCCGCTGCGATCAAGGAAGGCTCCGCGAATTACTTCTCGATGTGGCCCGCGGCCAATCGCGCGGCGCTCACTCGTATGCAAGTCCAAGTGCTGAACGTCGACAAGATCACCGTGGCTTTGCTGACTGAAACTCAAGTGAGTTGGCTGGCTCCTTCGCAAGTTCAGCAACTCAAGTTCTACGACTTTCCGCGGCTCACGCCCGCGCAGGTGCCGTGGCTCACGCCCGCGCAGATCGCCACGATTCCCGACCCCGGCGCACTGGAGCGGTGGAGCGACGCGGACGTCGCCGCGCTGACGCAGCCGCAGGTTCAGGCGTTGAACGTCCGAAACGTGTGGATCCATCGGCTCACCTACGCACAGGTCGGCTGGTTGACGCCGGCCCAAATTCTGACGCTGAACGATCGCGACTTCCGCTTCTTGCAGCCGGTGCAAGTTCCCTACCTGTCGACGACTCAAATCGCGTTGATCAGCGAGGGAAGCTTCAACTACTTCTCGATGTGGCCGGCGGCCACGCGTGCGGCGCTCAACAAAACGCAGGTCCAATGGCTGAACGTCGGCAAGATGGGCGTCGCTCTGCTGACTCCGGCGCAGGTGACGTACCTCACGACGGGGCAGGTTCAACTGCTGAAGTTCTACGAGTTCGAGCGGCTGTCGCCGGCTCAAGTGCCGCTGCTCACCGCCGCTCAGATCGCCAGCATTCCTGACGCCGGCTCGCTGGAACGCTGGAGCGCGGCGAACATCGCGGCCTTGACTCCGACGCAGGTTCGGGCGCTGAACGTCCAGAACACGTGGATCGCCCGCTTGACGACGCAGCAGCTCGCGTGGCTGTCGGACGCGCAAGTCCAGTCGTTGACTTACAACAGCTTCGTCTACTTGCTGCCCGAACAGATTCCGTTGTTGACGGTGGCTCAGATCCAGTCGATTCCGTCGGGCTCCTTCTTGTGGAGTCTCTCGAACGAGTCTCAGGCTGCGCTCACTCGCGAGCAGTTGCTCGGCATGCCGACCGTGTACTGGGCCGAGTATACGCTCAGCGGGGGGGCGCTGACTCCGCCCGACGTGGACGAGTGGTTGGATCGCGGAAACCACAGTGGGATGGAGACGGAGGCGCAGCGCGCCCTCGCGTTGGTCCCGCTGTCCACCGTGACCCACTCGACCATCGCCAGCGGACTGTGGAGCGATCCGAAGATCTGGCGCAATGGCGTCGTGCCGACGGCGGGCGCCAAGGTGCAGATCGCCGCGGGAACCACGGTGCAATTCGACGCGACGATGACGCAAGCGATTAAAACGCTGCGAATCGACGGCAAGCTCACCTTCGTGACGAATCGCAACACGCAGTTGAAGGCTGATACGATCGTCGTCTCCGGGACCGGCGTCTTGCACGTCGGCACCACGGCGGCGCCGATCGGCGCCAATTTCACGGCGCGAATCCTCATCGCCGACAACGGCCCCATCGACAGAGTCTGGGATCCCTACGCCCTCAGCCGCGGGCTGATCAGCATGGGCGAAGTCAAGATGGTCGGCGCCGCGAAGACGGAGTATACGACCTTCGCCATCGAGCCTTCGGCCGGCGACACGAAGCTGTACTTGTCCGCGCCCCCGACCAACTGGCGCGTCGGCGATCAGTTGAAGATCACGGGGACCAATGCGACCTACGTGAACTTCTTCACGGACGAGGTGACGATCCTGGCCATCAACGGATCGGTCGTCACGGTGGCGCCCCTGTGGGTCGATCACCGCACGCCTGCCGGCGCGGGGATGTCGGTCTACGTGGCGAACGTCACTCGCAACGTCGCTCTCGTCGCCGAAGACCCGTCGGTGATCGCCGAGCGTCCCCACCTCATGTTCGCCAGCAACCCAAACGTCGAACTGCACAACATCGGCGTCTACGAGTTCGGGCGGACGGACAAGAGCGTACCGATCAACGATCCGGTCGTGATCAACGGCGTCCTCCAGCCAGGCACAGGGACGAACCCACGGGCGCGTTACGCTCTCCACTTTCATCACACGGGCGTAGCTAGCGGCGTTGCGCCCGCGGTCGTCACTGGCAGCGTCGTCGTCGGTAGCCCTGGCTGGGGTTTCGTCAATCATCAAAGCAACGTGGTGATGGAAGACAACGTTGCGTTCGGCGTCTACGGTGCGTCCTTTGTGACGGAAGACGGCAACGAACGGGGCGCCATGCGCCGCAACCTGTCGATCAACGCGGCGGGAGCGCTGGGCGGAACGTTCGCACGCAAGGAGATCCACGATTTTGGTTTCGGCGGGCATGGCTTCTGGTTCCAGGGCCCGAACGTGGAGGTCGTCGACAACATTTCCGCGGGTAGTCGCGGCGCGGCGTTCGTCTACTTCACGGCTTCCTCGAAGGCCTTGATCGAAGCTGAGCACCTGATTGATCCGAATCTTGCCGGCGGTAGCGCCGCCATCCCGGTCGGAGCGGCGCCGATTCGCCTGTTCTCCGGCAACACGGCCTTTGCAGCGCGCGTGGGGCTCGAAATTTGGCATCTTCAAGCGCAGATGACGGACGGCGTTTCGCTGATCGATGACTTCACTGCTTGGAACATCATCGATGCCGGCATCGACATCCACTACAGCGGACAAATCACCGTCAGCAACTCGAAGCTGCTCGGCTTCTTGCCGAATGCCTCGGGCGTGGGCGTGCAGACCAACTCAATGGTGCACGACCTGACCCTGATCAACAATTACATCTCGGGATTTGAGATTGGCGTCGATGCGCCCGTACGCCGCTCGACGGTCATTTACGGCGGCTATATTGCCGCCGTGCAAGGCGTGTTCGTGGAAAAGGGGCACGACTCGGATCGGTCCGTAGCCATCGTGAACGTCAACTTTGGCGCCTTGAGCGCCTCGCAATTGCAAGGTCGAACGGCGACCGCGGTCTACATGTCCGGGAAGTACGACTTCAACGACTTCTTGCTAAGACGAGTGACTTCGTTGTACGACGACGATTCCGTGCGGCTCGTCACCGGCGGCATCGCGTACGACTTGTACTATGAAGAGCAGCTGCCCAACTTCGTGCCATTCCCGTCGAGCGTCGCCGCGGGAATGATCCCGAACGAATTGCTCAACAAGACCAACAGCCAGCTCTACGACCAGTACGGCATTTCGTTCGGCGGCATGGTGGCCGGGCACACGTTCCGTCTGCCTGGCGTCAATGGTTTAGCCCGTTACGCAGAATAG
- a CDS encoding thioredoxin family protein: MIRSQRSHWWLAAAILCTSAGCIETIGGSGSGGESAPAPIQLDASMLTQRGAITFVKGWGLGRRVAAERGKPCLVFFTAHWCTYCRKMEGTTFTDPAVAQLATQFICVLVDADEEPQLCQRLQLAGYPTLEIISPAGSSLGRLTGWQEAPALAHSLQAALQRYALLEQPLRR, encoded by the coding sequence GTGATTCGTTCCCAACGTTCGCACTGGTGGCTGGCCGCGGCGATTCTTTGCACCTCGGCGGGATGCATCGAAACGATCGGCGGCTCCGGCAGCGGCGGCGAATCGGCGCCCGCGCCGATCCAGCTCGATGCCAGCATGCTGACGCAGCGCGGGGCCATCACCTTCGTGAAGGGTTGGGGTCTGGGTCGCCGAGTGGCGGCGGAGCGGGGCAAGCCGTGCCTCGTTTTCTTCACGGCCCACTGGTGCACCTATTGCCGGAAGATGGAGGGGACGACCTTCACCGACCCAGCGGTCGCCCAGCTGGCAACGCAATTTATTTGCGTGCTGGTTGACGCCGACGAGGAGCCGCAGCTTTGCCAGCGGCTCCAGCTGGCCGGCTACCCGACGCTGGAGATCATTTCGCCGGCCGGATCGTCGCTAGGCCGCCTCACCGGCTGGCAAGAAGCCCCCGCCCTGGCCCACTCGCTGCAAGCGGCCCTCCAGCGCTACGCCCTGCTCGAGCAGCCCCTCCGCCGGTAG
- a CDS encoding FliA/WhiG family RNA polymerase sigma factor, which translates to MMLTAKKCAPEDIADLWDQFKKDPGRKELRNRLIENYLPLVKYNGERIWQRLPDGVELDDLISAGVFGLMDAINAFDMGRGVKFETYCVPRIRGAMLDELRSMDWVPRLVRSKASKLNECLKTLEASLGRAPNENEIAEYMQLSLQEVEKLISDANAVGLISLNKKWYETDSYKDVREIDILEDKKGEDPTRRIQKSDLMRLVTKGLNRNERLIIILYYYEEMTMKEIGATLDLSESRVSQMHSAIVQRLQGQLGRRRPEFGT; encoded by the coding sequence ATGATGCTGACCGCGAAGAAGTGCGCCCCTGAGGATATCGCGGATCTATGGGACCAGTTCAAGAAAGATCCGGGCCGCAAGGAACTTCGCAATCGGCTCATTGAAAACTACCTGCCCCTCGTCAAGTACAACGGCGAACGCATCTGGCAGCGCCTGCCTGACGGCGTCGAGCTCGACGACCTGATCTCCGCCGGCGTCTTCGGCCTGATGGACGCGATCAACGCGTTCGACATGGGCCGCGGCGTCAAGTTCGAAACCTACTGCGTGCCTCGTATTCGCGGCGCCATGCTCGACGAGCTCCGCAGCATGGACTGGGTGCCGCGGCTGGTTCGCTCGAAGGCCAGCAAGCTGAACGAGTGCCTGAAGACCCTCGAAGCTTCCCTCGGCCGCGCTCCGAACGAAAACGAAATCGCCGAATACATGCAGCTCTCGCTGCAAGAAGTTGAGAAGCTGATCTCCGACGCCAACGCCGTCGGCCTCATCAGCCTCAACAAGAAGTGGTACGAAACCGACAGCTACAAGGACGTCCGCGAGATCGACATTCTCGAGGACAAGAAGGGCGAAGACCCGACCCGCCGCATCCAGAAGTCCGACCTGATGCGTCTCGTCACCAAGGGCCTCAACCGCAACGAGCGGCTGATCATCATCCTCTACTACTATGAGGAGATGACGATGAAGGAAATTGGCGCCACGCTCGATCTGAGCGAAAGCCGCGTCAGCCAAATGCACAGCGCCATCGTGCAGCGTCTGCAGGGCCAACTCGGCCGTCGCCGCCCTGAATTCGGCACCTAG
- the flhA gene encoding flagellar biosynthesis protein FlhA, with translation MASGPLAAVDWLHRRQDLILPLAIIASVLVILVPLPPALLDVLLSANIALSVMVLLTTIYVRTPLEFSIFPTVLLATTLARLVLNIATTRLILTHAATQKEDAAGEVIMAFANFVAGEGSIVVGIIIFIIIVVIQFVVITKGATRISEVGARFALDGMPGKQMAIDADLNAGTIDEKEAQRRREEITQQADFYGSMDGASKFVRGDAIAGILITLINIFGGLAIGVLQYGMPFSEAATLFTRLTIGDGLVSQVPAFLISLAAGLLTTRSTQKSNLPELFITQLFSRPQALAITGGFLLILIVTDLPRMPLLILAGSCIGIARMMTQTESRNKVAAAHTAATAPKPAAEERIEDYLTIDPMEIEVGVGLIRLADPKRGGDLLERIQRVRQSVASEIGIIMPKVRIRDNMRLDPNEYRIKIADMTVANDRVEPNQYLAIDSGLTTGPIEGIATRDPAFGADARWIHPSRKDEAEMRGYTVVEPGAVVATHMTEVCRRHADEILTRDATKHLIDELKSTHPTVVSELIPGAMSLAEVQSVLHHLLREQVPIRQLGLILETLGDYATRTKDPILLSEYVRHRLARQICTRYRNAEGKLHVIALDPAMEERIRAGFDHNERGMFIRMAPQAIEATCQAIGAQLQKLTVAGHTPIVLVSPQIRAALKQITENHIPQLVVLSFNEITRDTQVMTLGLASDHA, from the coding sequence ATGGCCTCCGGACCGCTCGCCGCTGTTGACTGGCTGCATCGCCGGCAAGATCTCATCTTGCCGCTCGCGATCATCGCCAGCGTGTTGGTGATCCTGGTTCCGCTCCCGCCCGCGCTGCTCGACGTGTTGCTGTCGGCCAACATCGCCCTTTCGGTGATGGTGCTGCTGACGACCATCTACGTTCGCACGCCGCTCGAATTCAGCATCTTCCCGACCGTGCTGCTCGCGACAACGCTTGCACGGCTCGTGCTTAACATCGCCACGACGCGCCTCATCCTCACCCACGCCGCGACGCAAAAAGAAGACGCAGCCGGCGAGGTAATTATGGCGTTCGCCAACTTCGTCGCCGGCGAAGGTAGCATCGTCGTCGGCATTATCATCTTCATTATCATCGTCGTTATTCAGTTCGTCGTGATCACGAAAGGCGCCACGCGTATCAGCGAAGTCGGCGCCCGATTCGCGTTGGACGGTATGCCGGGCAAACAGATGGCGATCGACGCCGATCTGAACGCCGGCACGATCGACGAAAAAGAAGCCCAACGCCGGCGCGAAGAAATCACCCAGCAAGCCGACTTTTACGGCTCGATGGACGGCGCCAGTAAGTTCGTCCGCGGCGACGCCATCGCCGGCATTCTCATCACGCTGATCAATATCTTCGGCGGTCTCGCGATCGGCGTGCTGCAGTACGGCATGCCGTTCAGCGAAGCCGCCACGCTGTTCACGCGGCTAACGATCGGCGACGGCCTCGTGAGCCAAGTGCCGGCGTTCTTGATCTCGCTCGCCGCTGGTTTGCTCACGACTCGTAGCACGCAGAAGTCGAACCTGCCTGAGCTGTTTATCACGCAGCTCTTTTCGCGACCACAGGCGCTCGCCATTACCGGCGGCTTCTTGTTGATCTTGATCGTCACCGATCTGCCGCGAATGCCGCTCCTCATTCTCGCCGGGTCGTGCATCGGCATCGCGCGGATGATGACGCAAACGGAATCTCGCAACAAAGTCGCCGCCGCCCATACCGCCGCCACCGCCCCGAAGCCTGCCGCCGAAGAGCGGATCGAAGACTATCTCACGATCGACCCGATGGAGATCGAAGTCGGCGTCGGCCTCATCCGGCTCGCCGACCCGAAGCGCGGCGGCGATTTGCTCGAACGGATCCAACGCGTCCGCCAAAGCGTCGCTAGCGAAATTGGCATCATCATGCCGAAGGTTCGCATCCGCGATAACATGCGGCTAGATCCGAACGAATACCGCATCAAGATCGCCGACATGACGGTCGCGAACGATCGCGTCGAGCCGAACCAATACCTGGCGATCGACTCCGGCCTTACCACTGGCCCGATCGAAGGGATCGCCACGCGCGATCCGGCCTTCGGCGCCGACGCCCGTTGGATTCATCCGTCGCGCAAAGACGAAGCCGAAATGCGCGGCTACACGGTCGTCGAACCAGGCGCCGTCGTCGCGACCCACATGACCGAGGTCTGCCGCCGCCACGCCGACGAAATCCTCACCCGCGACGCGACGAAGCACCTCATCGACGAACTGAAGTCAACGCACCCGACAGTCGTCAGCGAACTGATCCCGGGCGCCATGTCGCTGGCCGAAGTCCAGTCGGTGCTCCACCATCTGCTCCGCGAGCAAGTGCCGATCCGGCAGCTCGGCCTCATTCTCGAAACGCTCGGCGACTACGCGACGCGGACGAAGGATCCGATTTTGCTTTCGGAATACGTTCGCCATCGTCTGGCTCGCCAGATTTGCACCCGCTATCGCAATGCCGAAGGGAAGCTCCACGTCATCGCGCTCGACCCGGCGATGGAAGAGCGGATTCGCGCCGGCTTCGATCACAACGAACGAGGCATGTTCATTCGCATGGCGCCGCAAGCGATCGAAGCGACGTGCCAAGCGATCGGCGCCCAGCTGCAAAAGCTGACCGTCGCGGGGCACACGCCGATCGTACTCGTCAGCCCGCAAATCAGAGCCGCCTTGAAACAAATCACGGAAAACCATATTCCCCAGCTCGTCGTCCTCAGCTTCAACGAAATCACCCGCGACACGCAGGTGATGACGCTGGGCCTCGCGTCCGACCACGCATGA
- the flhF gene encoding flagellar biosynthesis protein FlhF, with product MDIKTFRAKTMPQALDLVRQELGPEAMVLHTRERHASLLGRLFIGRSYEIAATHVERETSPPSQGGARGGIAEATTLKAFTTTRREASDTYDRPHSTSFDAGLDLSAGPSPLLHPPTASPQIAELESLLTQLRARQGQAPRRQSPPALFNLFTDLIEAEVEESVARELVDGLRNEPAFEHADSRTARHRLAQLLQSDLRVTGPIDASSGSGRVVALVGPTGVGKTTTIAKLAANYRLKEGHRVGLITVDTYRIAAVEQLRTYAEIIDLPMEVVSTPREMREAVAKMRDFDLVLMDTAGRSPRDEVRIRELRTMLAEAEPDEVHLVLSAASSARSLVAAAEKFIPVGVTAAIVTKIDEATALGNVLSLARRCDLPFSYLTDGQNVPDDISVAEARTLANLILNVPAAA from the coding sequence ATGGACATCAAAACCTTCCGCGCGAAAACGATGCCGCAAGCGCTCGACCTGGTTCGCCAAGAACTTGGTCCCGAGGCGATGGTGCTCCACACGCGCGAGCGGCATGCAAGCTTGCTCGGCCGGCTCTTCATCGGTCGCAGCTACGAGATCGCCGCGACGCACGTGGAGCGCGAAACTTCCCCTCCCTCGCAGGGAGGGGCCAGGGGAGGTATTGCCGAAGCCACCACTCTCAAAGCATTTACAACCACTCGCCGCGAAGCCTCAGACACCTACGACCGCCCGCACTCCACTTCCTTCGACGCCGGCCTCGACCTCTCCGCCGGCCCCTCGCCACTACTCCATCCGCCGACCGCATCGCCGCAAATCGCCGAGCTCGAATCGCTCCTCACGCAACTCCGCGCCCGCCAAGGCCAGGCGCCGCGGCGGCAATCGCCTCCGGCATTGTTCAACTTGTTCACCGATCTGATCGAAGCCGAAGTCGAAGAGTCGGTCGCCCGTGAATTGGTCGATGGCCTCCGCAACGAACCGGCGTTCGAGCACGCCGACTCGCGGACTGCTCGCCATCGTCTCGCTCAACTTCTGCAAAGCGATCTCCGCGTGACGGGCCCAATCGATGCGTCGAGCGGATCCGGCCGCGTCGTGGCGCTCGTCGGCCCCACTGGCGTCGGCAAGACGACGACGATCGCGAAACTGGCGGCGAACTACCGCTTGAAAGAAGGACATCGCGTCGGGCTGATCACGGTCGACACCTACCGTATCGCCGCCGTCGAGCAGCTCCGCACCTACGCTGAAATCATCGACTTGCCGATGGAGGTGGTCAGCACGCCGCGCGAGATGCGCGAAGCTGTCGCGAAGATGCGCGACTTTGACCTCGTGCTGATGGATACCGCCGGCCGCAGCCCGCGCGACGAGGTGCGCATCCGTGAACTGCGGACGATGCTTGCCGAAGCGGAGCCCGATGAAGTTCACCTCGTGCTGAGCGCCGCCTCAAGCGCCCGCAGCCTCGTTGCGGCTGCGGAGAAGTTTATTCCGGTCGGCGTCACGGCGGCGATCGTCACGAAGATCGACGAGGCAACCGCGCTCGGCAACGTGCTGTCGCTCGCCCGACGCTGTGATCTGCCGTTCAGCTACCTCACCGACGGGCAAAACGTGCCGGACGACATTAGCGTGGCGGAAGCGCGGACGCTGGCGAACTTGATTTTGAATGTGCCGGCTGCGGCGTGA
- a CDS encoding MinD/ParA family ATP-binding protein: MPDQAAQLRKLVRVAAQADPSLAPGGPIVALTGSRGEMGVTTVACQLARELARLGKQVVVIDANLIAPAVAHHFGADPRPDRTIDALLRGSRRAAEILLDVEENIRLLPGVALGELAPPLDRTAVDHFASELLALSQQSDAILIDAGSGMNPWVDRLWQLARQVLLIATPESEAFLDAYAAVKLSQHHRHNDKVRLLLNRTVDDWELGPLATRFEDTCTKFLRITPKPAIALPEFLRSRKQPPVNDRPERTEQDHAPALPDEPFRRATRLLAADLAADFRVAALRLVRPKQQAASSSLFTDGKGLSQRR; encoded by the coding sequence ATGCCTGACCAAGCCGCTCAACTTCGCAAGCTCGTTCGCGTTGCCGCGCAGGCCGATCCGTCGCTGGCGCCGGGCGGTCCGATCGTGGCGCTCACCGGCAGTCGCGGCGAGATGGGAGTCACCACGGTCGCTTGCCAACTTGCACGTGAACTCGCGCGGCTCGGCAAGCAGGTCGTTGTCATCGACGCCAACCTCATCGCTCCGGCAGTCGCACACCACTTCGGCGCCGATCCGCGGCCCGACCGCACGATCGACGCGCTGCTACGAGGTTCGCGCCGCGCCGCCGAAATTTTGCTCGACGTCGAAGAAAATATCCGCTTACTTCCCGGCGTTGCTCTCGGCGAACTTGCCCCGCCGCTCGATCGAACAGCCGTCGACCACTTCGCGAGCGAACTGTTGGCCTTGAGCCAACAGTCCGACGCGATCCTTATCGACGCCGGCAGCGGCATGAACCCCTGGGTCGATCGCCTCTGGCAACTCGCTCGGCAAGTGCTGCTCATCGCCACCCCCGAATCCGAAGCGTTCCTCGACGCCTACGCCGCGGTGAAGCTCTCGCAACATCATCGCCACAACGACAAGGTGCGACTGCTGCTCAACCGCACGGTCGACGACTGGGAACTCGGCCCGCTAGCAACGCGGTTCGAAGATACGTGCACGAAGTTCTTGCGGATCACCCCCAAACCAGCCATCGCACTGCCCGAGTTTCTCCGCAGCCGCAAGCAGCCGCCGGTCAACGACCGGCCGGAGCGAACCGAGCAAGACCACGCCCCCGCACTTCCAGACGAACCATTCCGCCGCGCCACGCGTTTATTAGCAGCAGACTTGGCGGCCGACTTCCGCGTCGCTGCGTTGCGATTGGTACGGCCCAAGCAGCAAGCTGCTAGCTCGTCGTTGTTTACAGACGGAAAAGGTCTCTCGCAAAGGCGCTGA